aacttctttttttcaaCCCATTTGACCATAAATATTAGTATTTACTTTTCGTCCAAAATAATTTGTTACTTTATTTGATAAGTATTTGTgcatgaaattttttaatttgacttgTAACCTATGAATTTCTATTTCACTTTTCAACTTTGAAAATATAGTTGTTTGAAATTGCATACTCTATCTTTagctttcttttttcttttgaagtgtgTTTGATTCATGAGAATGCTAACATTTGAGATCAAGGATAATTGCTATTATACTGTATAATAGTGGGATAAATAATTTCGCAACTAACTAATACTTAGAACAAGGCAAAAATGGCATATCCCTTATTCCTAGTATCAAACGACACATTCCaatcaaaataattatgtatcatATCCCTTATTCCTAGTATCAAACGACACATTCATGTTacaataaaggaaaaattatggaACAAAGCAAAAATGGAAACATATTTATCCCACTATCCCCCCTTCTCCCCCCTCTCTTTCTCACTCCCTCTCGCCCCTGCCAATAAGAAGAAatacattcaaatatattatgtatCAATTGTATTAAATCAAATATAGGTGAGcgatttatattttatatcaattgtatttgaaaaagtatatttgtattttgtatcaattatatttgtattcatACAAATACAACGCATTCATCCTTTATGTTAAATGTATTATTATGTATCAATTGTATCCAATCAAATATAGGTGAAAGATTTGTactttatattaattatattcaaaatattcGAAAAACAAAATATGTATTCTATATTTTTGTATTCGTGATACAATGAATCCAACATATATTCATCCTCTCTCTtccctctctcgatctcgcCCACCTCTCTCCTTctaatatgtatttattttgatacaaattaatttgtttttgtattttttttctccgaaatttacaaaaaaatacaaatgtGTAGCAAATTAAAGTGTAGCTGCAAAGTGTAATTAGCAAAATTGTAGCTAAAGAGTCCTACTTAAAGCCTAATATTTGCTTTTTTTGAAAGTTTCCCTACAGTATATTGGGCATTTCCTGCTGATTCATTCCATTGAAAACTGTATTGGGCCTTGGTAATTGGACTGTAGTCCAAACTGAGCAGTGGGCTATACCAATTTAGTGGGAtggtaattttcaaaaaataaaataaaaaaaggaggTCACTAGTCCTGTCTGTCTATTTTGAGGCCCAAGGAAAAAGGCCCATGAACTTCTGGTATATGTTGGTCCAACATGTCTTGCAGGGAATGGAAGAGGCCCATTTTCAGAGGTCACCCGTTCATTTTGTCGGGGGAATTTGCACAAATACGCTATTTTCGTATTGACATTTAAAAATTGTTCATATGTTGATCGTCAACTTTGACATGCAAATCATAAGTTAATAAATTAGTAGGATTTCATGTTGTAGTCAATCGTTGGATAACTTACTAATTCTACTTGTTTATCGTGATTTAATTTCTAGTTGCTACTCATGGTTGCATCATTAAACTTGTTCCATTTATAaattatcatgattttaaatttcacctataaaacatataaaaatagacTTATATAAAAGTAGAGAAGATTAGAGGGTTCTTCTAAATTGAGACTCTTCATGCGAAATTATGTACTTCAAAAAATCCTAatcgtgttataaaataaactaacttaccAAATTAAGACGGAgagaataagaaaaagagagagactGAGAGGAAATTTATTTCCGTGTGTATCTCACTAATTCCTATATCTAATAACTCCTTTTATAGCCAAAATCATGTACAAATTGAGTCTTCAACTTGGAGACGAACAACTAGTGGCAACATAAAGGATGATAGTGATATCCATTAATATGCAACAAGCCGTTGGTAGTGAAAATGAGGTGAAAAGATGATGTTTGCCACTTAATTTTTGAAGGTCGGGGCTAGCAAAAATGCGTTATGGTTTGAATTATAAATTGGATCAAAATTTAATGGGTATCCTAGTTGGCAGGCTTAGGTGGCAGAATTAGTGTCATGTGGCATGCCACATCATTACTTTTAATTCTTAGAAAAATTTATGATCTTTTGAAATAACAGCGAAGATAattttttatctcaaaatataaCAAATGATATAAATAATCTATTTCGCATAATTCAAAAACAGTTTTTAccctttttcattaataatatacCAAACACCAGGGGCGGAGCCACAGGGGTGCGAGGGGTAGCGaccgaacccccttcgtcggaaaattacactatatatatactgtgaatttttttattcatgtacaaatattatttttgcatcCCCTTAACAAATGAAGATTGTGGATCAGTGGATAAGATGCCTGTTATTGAGCCCATGGTTGCGTGTTCGATTCTCAACAATGACATGTTTTTTTCTGTTTTCATCAGTCCCTTAATTTTCTTGAACCCCCTTATCAAATATTCTGGTTCCGCCCCTGCCAAACACAATTAATCATGTAAGAAAAAGACATGACATTAAAGCTACAAACGCAGACCAAAAAATGAATACATTTCGGAATGACGGCGAGACTTGATCACTTTTCAATGAACCTTCCCAAGGGTATTACTCCCACcattctaaaataattaaattattgaagTATGACACATcttaagtaaaaaataaaaatataaattagtcatattttttttaaaaaaaaattcatgctAACTCTCAATactcatttaatttatttttaaaactcaactttgaaaatttaattaataaagaataaaattaaaataaatttctaaCACCTATCTTGAACAGTGAACCATTTAATTATTTAGAAATGGAGAAAGTACCTATTATAACCCTACCATGTTGCCATGGACTTCCCCATATGTAACATGTGTTGGGATTTGGGAAAATAATACAAACACtaacaacaatatattcagCAAAATTCCTAAtataaagaagatttttttgtgtttgtaaTTCACCAAAAAGGTTTACAATAAATCTTAAGGGGTCAATGAGGATTTAATGAGTCAATTGCaagaaaatcaaaaagaaaGGTGCATATTGTCAAAAAGAAAATACGTATTTTACGTATTTTAAAAGTTATTGTCTTTTTTAGTAacttttaacaaaaaaatgcGTATTTTACCTGAAAAcgcatattttatgcattgattaGAGCAAGAAGCGTGTGACTTAGGCAGTTATTGAGAGGATCTATTCTTGTAATGCATATGTACAGATTCATATGTAATGAAGATAATTCCTCTGCATACAGTCTCTATCGCAAAATTCTGTTTCTTCATTCTTGAGCTTCAAAATATCTTCAACTCTAAATCCATGGCTTCACCTATGGTTGCTGGATTTTACATTAATCGACCCGTTTTGTTTTGCAAACCCAATTCTCATGTGTTCGACATCATTCTCTTTCTAGCTCTTTatcgttttaaaaaaaatataattaaatacaagGAGGAGAAAAAATTCTTCCCACACAACGAGACACATTTTGCCTTTCACATGAAACGAGGAAGGATAAATGACAAAGGgatcaacaaaaataaaaagtgtgGAAAAATAATACTACCTCCGTCTCATATTAGATGACACTTTTAATTTTACATGgtaattaagaaattattaatacaTTGAAAGATTTTACCATTTTGCCCTTTATTTATATCATTCCAATATATATAGAGTATAGAAATAGCTAGTATTGGAAATTATTTACATTGAAAAGGCtatattaattgtaggggtaaaatatgaataatttaattaattttatcgtaatttagtaagtgatcaaaTAATATGAGATAAACATTTTTAGTAAGATATCGCAAGTTAGCGACTTGTCAAAGCTTGGTGGTAAGTTTTatcggaaaaaaaatatttttcagcgGGAGTCTCATCTGGGTGGCTGATTCATATCCATCTAATATGGAACGAAGATAGTAACTTTGTTCATTGCATTAAAACAAAAGAATAGAGACTAATAAGAGGACTAATTCCAACAACATGTGTCAATTCTTGGTTACCACAAAACACAAATACcatctccatttttatttatatgtcaCCATTTTAGATTTTAcgtatattaaaaaaataagcaagtttactattttaccctGATTTAATGTTTTTCTGaaatcaaattttcaatcaatgaacataaattaattaaaccaataaacataaattatttacttaattatatatatatatatttcaaggCTAATAACTTACTagggtaaaatagaaaaaataatatcatttatatattaatttttttaaatgacatACTAATGACCGTATATTTTTACTAAGGAtgacatataaataaaaatgaagggagcacttgtaaaaaaaaaaagaaaaaaaaacgaaGACAATATTTAAAGATCAatcacaaaatatttaattttatttaaaataaaactgaGAATAATGATTAAGTGATAAACGTATATATTAAAAGTATTGCAGTGATTTGATCTAAACACTACATGTGCATTAGTTTTATCGCTGATAAATTATATCCTGTCTTCTTCTACAATTCAAATAATATTGTAGAACAAGTTAAGCAAATTTTGTCCCTTTTGATATTATATTATTCCAATCCTACCTATTAATGTTTATTATTTAACAAAAATGATGAAAGAAGGAGAAAGTAGAAGAAAAGAATGATTTGGATTAAGAAAGTTTGAACAAATGGACAAAAATGAGCAATATGATATAATTAGTTGAACAGTACTAAATATCCTTGATTCATTGCATTGTCGTATTTTAGGTGTAAATATTAATTTAGGAGATTTACAGGTTTTATTTTAGAGAAAGTAGATTTACAATAACGTTCATAATTCGTGTTATTGGAGGGCAGAAAATCCTCACGAAACTGATGAATTTCTATATATCCACAATCTTGAAATCCTTTAACAGATGCAGAGTTTTTTtattgaagatcctaatcgttgTATTACGGTGAAAACATATCATCTTCTCAATGCCATATTTATCAATATGTTATAAATAGAAGAGAAAAATTATCATATTTGTCCTTCGTTATATATActttttcaataaatttatcttttttattcaattttaaggTTATATTTGTCCTTGTACTCTAAAAAAAGGGTCATATTTACGCCTACGACATTAAATCATCATATCTTCAATATATTTGCccttttctttaaactttaggGGTCATATTTACCCGTATACTAAAAAAAAGGGTTATGTTTACTCCTACGATATTAAATCATCATATATGCCATGggacatattttttttcaattaaatctaTTAGTCCATTTATTggagaaaaaggagaaaaatatattaaccCATTTATTAAATCAGttagtaaattaatttaaaaaatatgtccCGAATATGTGGATCCTCTCGGACATATCCCCCCGcccctcaaaaaaaattaatttactaaattatttaataaatgagctgataacttatttaataaatgGGTTAATATATATTTCTTCCCAACAACTGGCTAATAGATTTAATTGTAAAAAATATGTCATATAAATCACATAAGAAAATTAAGATAGAAGATGAGAATTATCATCGTAGGGGTAACTATGAGTTTTTAAGAGTAAAAGGGCAAGCATAATTCTAATAATGGGAGAAAAAGGTCAAATATATTAACGACATGAGTATTTAATGTTGTAAGAATAAATATGATTCTTTTTTAGAGTACAAGGCAAATGTGACtctaaaattatatgaaaatgacaaatatattaaaaatatataatgaagaacaaatataatttatttgtaagagtacaaaaacaaatatatcTCTTATTCCTAAATAAAATTAGTTAGGAGGAAAACAAGCTAATAGGATAACGAGCGTAGCAAAAATAGACCCAACCTATAATAGCTATTTCCAATACAAATGTGTTTTTTTAACAAATCATCTAGAACGCACAGTCAAGACACTAAACACATGCAAGATTTGCAATTTTGAGCATTTCTTAATCTTGCATTAAACCTTCATGGGAAGCAATTAGGACATGTGCCCCGAGATGATTGCATTAGAAATTACAAAAATGTTTATTTCTAGGCTAATATAAATCCAACTTTATTTTTTTCGGTTAATAAACCTTCTGCCTATGTTTTTTAACGTGTCTTGTTATTGTCCATTTTTAtgggtgttttttttttctattgtaAAAACACCGCATATAACGCAAGACCCTAAAGaggttgatatatatatatatatataataccaCAATAATTAGGGTGaagtgataaatattttttattttaaagcaAAAATCTTGGATTTGAGCATGATTTTGCGTTATATGATTTATCTTCAATGTGAAACtttttgatataaatttgaatttaatcaaatattaatacaaatatcgaacattaattaaaaaacaaataaaaaagtgCACATACGTAACCAGCACAtgactatttttcttttaatttctttttattgattttaacaAAACGGACAATATGTTATGTTGCACTAAAAAAATTTTAAGGGCCAAACTAATACAAAATTTAGTTTAATGGGAGGCTTAGAGATTATTGTTAAGTGTCTTTCACAAACAATATTAATGGTACGTCTGGTGGGCTAaaatttttaattgttttttctaAACAAACTCAATTAAGTAAGATACCGGTCATATTCAGCTTTGTataatctatttatttatttacgtgTGGATAGAAATTTGGCTCTTCTAGAAgttcaaaaaattatatctaCACACCTAATTTAATAGAACTATAATAGAACAATCATACACATCAAGTGGCAGCAAATAAATACGAAAATAATAAATTCCCTACTTTTCAAAAATGGCATTCTGTCAAATTTGTCATTTATTGGCGTAACACACAGCATATTTTGTTGACACCCAATACCTTAATTTACTTCTATTTCTACTtgagataaaaatatatataagtgtTTGACTATGGCCAATAAAAAGATCTAGATGCTTGattaatatgtataaaataatattgtctttacaaagaaattattaaaaatagaatggcatgaagaacAATTTCGATAAATTTTGATGGTGTGATTTTGATTTGTTTCTTTAAaagttatatttaaaaaataatatgcattttATGTAAAATAATCTAGCACCcgattcatttttttaaaaaagtaagtGAATAACATCAAAGTTGTTTCCTCATGTCGAaattaatatctttttttttcctaacctctttttatgagtttccacttTTTTTGGCTCACTTAGGGACTCAAAACTACAATTTTAAGATGCAGACGGAGTGCATTTATCACTTGAGCAATTTTTCTATCCGTCGAATGCAGTGGTGGAGCCACCTTGTGTCGAGGGGTTCATTCGAACtttttttggtaaaaaattatactatttataggttaaaataattttttatgtatataaagtagATGTCAAACCCCCTTCAACTAGctcgtgtgtctacttatttAGATTTTGAACCATCTTATTTAATATCCTGCCTCCACCACTGATCGAATGGTAGATTTTGAGaggaaaaaataagaatattcttcaaattaataatcattctttaaaaaactatttaaaatatacttgatattttcatgatttttgagTGACTAGAAAACAAAGAAAGACAGACATCTCAACTAACAAGACAAGAGAAAAACGAATTTATAATATATGATATTAATTTAATGCAAAAACAGAGCATATATAATAAATTGATATTGATGGATCCATATTTGTCATTTATTAAAGTCTTGCGAATTGTCAAAAAAATACTGCACGTAATGTTGACTAAATTGTACCACTAGCAATTTTTTGTCTTCGAAATTGCATATGCTCATGTTTTCCCCTATAGATTCATTTGCCATGCTAGTAGAATGTTCAGGAAAGAGAGTtgcaaaattttcaattattataatttgccagctattatactaaaatttattctgtcaatatttgaaaactatatatacatatataataatttcTTGCAAAATGTAAGATTAATTCTGAAATATAGTttaattttattcatcaaaggtGTGAAAAAGGTTTATATAACCGAATCAATTATAAGCAGGGGCGGATCTAGCATGTAATTAGGGGGTCATCCGAACCTCAttcggcgaaaaattatactatttatacatgattaaaatatttttttatgtataaatagtagatgtcgaacccccttcggctagttcgtgtgtctattttttcaaattttgaacccccttattaaaaatcctGGGTCCGCCACTGATTATAAGGCATTAGAGTTAAACCTCTAAAAATGACAGGCtgataaaaatagaaataactaATGTTCTATAGTAAGTAGGTTAAACTATCTTTTTCTTACACATTTTCCTTCTTCACCCTTTTATATTCGACGAATGGATTAACAAATGATTCAACCTCATATATACCCGTTTAAATATAGTGGATAACAAACACGTTCAAGAATCGGTATGTATTTAAATAGTAGGAGCTAACAGTTGTTGATATGCTCATATTGTGACGTTATTTTTGTTGCCATTGAAGAAGAAACAATAAGAGCTTGGATAAGCTTTTTTAAAGTTGTTTATAAGCTGAAAACTGCTTATGTTAAGTTAAAAAAAAGGCTGAGGTaacccaatttatttttttggataagctaagtcaaataaatttaattattttttaaaatttattttaagcacaaaatgtaTTTAAGTTGGCtagccaaaaattcaaaaaaactgaaaacataCTCTAAATATATCCTTACAAAAATCACAAAAAGTAAGAATTGCAATTGTGCAAACCTATAAAAATTTAAACGTGATAATAGAATAATAAtgcaatataataataaaaatgttGTAGTTGTTATTGATCAAGAACTCAAAACTTTTGGTGCAATCGCCTAAAAAGTGAGAGCTAAATTTtactaaaaattattattagtgtatatatattaaagTTAAATCCTTTATGAAAAAGGAATTATTCATGTAATCCAGCTTACAAAAAGTAAAACTTACATTGGAATATGGATATGTGTCACTACTTTTTTTTGACAATAGCCACTCCTTTACCTCATAAACAAAATAACTAACATTACATaaacaagaaggaaaaaaaggagACAAATATTGtctatacaaaaaaaaaaaaaaaaaaaaaaagaacaaatggAATTAATAACAAAGGGAGGTGAacgaaatatttatttttttcgtgATAATCCGAAGCCATTAGCCAATGCATGAACTGCGGGATTAAAAGCCAGTTGCCCCAAAATCCCCTGTTTATATGGCAaaaaagtcttctttttcaaatcTGATGAAAGTGCTCTGTTTACTGTGTAATGCAATTCATGAGCTGAAACTTTTCCCTTTTTTGTTCTTGCTGCAACAATTGATGATTTAGATGATGATGGAGAAGAAACAGAGCTTTCATTTCCCTTTAAGCTCGCATTTTTCCCTTCTCTGTAACCTGCAGCTGTATATTTCTTCAATGGATCTTTATCTGATGCTCTCCCTTCTGATGCACTCCTGAACAAGAAAAAATCTTTGAATCTCCATTTTTTGCTACCTTTAGATGATGATGAAGACAAAATTGAACACATTGAAGAATTAGATTTTGATGATTGCTTTTTAATTTCTCCGTCTTCTTCGTCATCCCAAGGATATTGTGAAATTCTCATTGGTGAAAGTGACCTTGCTGATCTTCTACTTGACGAATTCGACAACCCATTCGATGAAACTCTCTGTTTTCCCCtgctttctctttcttttgtacTACTTTTTCTTGAATACTCTGTTTCTTGAACTTTTTTGTTTTTCGGAGAAAATCCTACTCTGTTTTTCTTTTGAGTTTGTAAAACAGGGGATGGTTTGATCATGCCACCATCAAACAATTCTTCAGCTGAAACAGAGCCAATACCCAATTCTTGGCTAACATCGAAAGCAAATTCATCAACATGGCTAGTAATTTCAGCCTTATCATCAGCATCATCAGCAACGAATAAACTTTCATATTCGCGATAAAAATGGGAGAGATGAGTAGGGCTGGGAGGAGCACTGAAGTAAAAATCCCCATTAAAGGGCTTTGGTGTTAATGGTGGACTAGTAAATGGGGATGATCTTGCACTATTGAAATCGAAATTATCCATGTCGTTAAATGGAACCATAACTTCCATTTTTTTGCCTTTTGCTGGTTTCTGTTTGTGAGAAGTAGCAGAAACAGAGAAAAATGGTGTTTTTAAAGATGTTTATATAAAGAATGGAAATGGGAGAAGGCAAGATTatggaaagaagaaagaaagagaggagAGCTAAATATTATTGACTAATGTAGGGATAATGAGTTTAATTCTAATCGAGAAAGAGCCGCCTTTTATTACCTTTCTAAACAAAAAAAACTTGTCATGTTTTCTTGGTACACATGTCTTTTGTTGATTTTTACGCAAGGGTAGGGGAAAGGcgatttaaaattttaagtttataaataataaatttttaaaaattaatttattgtgttccaaataatatatatataaaaattgaaGTTATTTAATCTCCTCCTTTGAAGGTAGGAGGGTGGCTAAaggattcaattttttttcgaCGAAAaattctattatatatatatattaaatgttGAATCTTATTTGATTGTTTAtgtatttacttttttatattttacatttttttaattaaaatactGACAGTGTTTGTTTAAAGGTACATGATGACCcacaattatattaattttggaTTGTCCTTCAAGCGAAAGTTTTAAAGATAATTGGAAAATGACATGAAGAAATACATATAATTGAAGAGGGTAGAGCCATGCGAAATGAGCTTCATCATCttgtattgattttttttattttttttgtaattacaAAAAGCACCCTATAGTTTACAGAATTATATTGGCCTCCTCGTAGTCGTAGGTCTGTCATTTgtgttaaaattattttttttggtttactGTTTGTATCCAATATTCAATTCATAGCCCCaatcaatttaaatttacatCGATAAATCTTTATTAAGATAAAATGATCGTTATCAAAGGTGGCTCCATTTTATTAAAGTATCGATATGAAATCGTTGTGACCAAGTAATCTATTGCTTGGAGGAGAACTAAAAGGTAATGAAGTTTAAACATTAAAATAGTAGGAGTTATTAatg
This region of Solanum dulcamara chromosome 9, daSolDulc1.2, whole genome shotgun sequence genomic DNA includes:
- the LOC129902763 gene encoding uncharacterized protein LOC129902763, coding for MEVMVPFNDMDNFDFNSARSSPFTSPPLTPKPFNGDFYFSAPPSPTHLSHFYREYESLFVADDADDKAEITSHVDEFAFDVSQELGIGSVSAEELFDGGMIKPSPVLQTQKKNRVGFSPKNKKVQETEYSRKSSTKERESRGKQRVSSNGLSNSSSRRSARSLSPMRISQYPWDDEEDGEIKKQSSKSNSSMCSILSSSSSKGSKKWRFKDFFLFRSASEGRASDKDPLKKYTAAGYREGKNASLKGNESSVSSPSSSKSSIVAARTKKGKVSAHELHYTVNRALSSDLKKKTFLPYKQGILGQLAFNPAVHALANGFGLSRKK